DNA from Roseimicrobium sp. ORNL1:
CTGGCGAGTCCTTCAACCAGGAACTTGAGAAGGCCGGCCGCCTGGCGGACTTCCTCGAGTTCGGCGAGCTCATGTGCCTGGATGCCCAACAGCGTGAGGAAAGCTGCGGCGGTCACTTCCGCAGCGAGTACCAGTACACGGCTGAGGACGAGAAAGCGAAGCGCGGCCAGGCCGGTGAAGCCCTGCGCAATGACGAGAAGTTCGCCTACGTCGCCGCCTGGGAATACACGGGCGACGTCTCCAAGCCCACCCTTCACAAGGAGGACCTCAAGTACGAAGAGATCCACCTCGCCGTACGCAGCTACGTCTAGTCTGCCAACCCCCCCACCCTTTCGCGCAATTTTTCAGAACCGCACCCATCACCTTCCATGGCCCGCACACTGAACCTCCACCTGAAAGTCTGGCGCCAGGCAAGTGCCAATGCCAAAGGCTACTTCCAGGACATCGAAGCCAAGGACATTCCAGAGTCCGCTTCTTTCCTGGAGATGATGGACATCATCAACCAGCGCATCATCACGGCCGGAGCAGATCCCATCGCGTTCGACCATGATTGTCGCGAAGGCATTTGCGGCATGTGCTCCATGGTGATCAACGGCCGCGCCCACGGTCCCGAGGTTTCCACCACCACCTGCCAGCTTCACATGCGGAAATTCCATGATGGCGACACCATCTGGGTGGAACCCTTCCGTGCCGTGGCCTTCCCGGTCATCAAGGACCTCGCGGTGGATCGCACCTCATTCGAGAAGATTCAGATCGCCGGTGGCTTCATCAGTGTACGCACCGGTTCGGTGCAGGACGCCAATGCCTTGCCCATCTCCAAGGAAGCCGCGGACTCCTCCATGGACGCCGCGGAGTGCATCGGCTGTGGCGCCTGTGTGGCCGCCTGCCCGAATGCCAGCGCCATGCTCTTCACCTCTGCCAAGGCCGGCCAGCTCAACATGCTGCCCCAGGGCCAGCCGGAAAAACACCGCCGTGTGCTCGGCATGGTCCGCGCCATGGACGCCGCCGGATTCGGCAACTGCTCCAACCACTACGAATGCGAAGGCGCCTGTCCCAAGGACATCAGCGTCCGCTGGATCGCGAAGATGAACCGCGACTACGCGCTCGCCACCGTGCACGAAGCAGTCATTGCCCCGACCGGTAAGGGTGGTGGCGACGGCGGCTGATTGCCTGTCTGAGCGCACCGGAAGACGAAATCTTACTGTCGGGAAATTGCGTTGCGATTTCTTTTTCGGATGGCCATGCTCATCCGATTCTGAT
Protein-coding regions in this window:
- a CDS encoding succinate dehydrogenase/fumarate reductase iron-sulfur subunit; translation: MARTLNLHLKVWRQASANAKGYFQDIEAKDIPESASFLEMMDIINQRIITAGADPIAFDHDCREGICGMCSMVINGRAHGPEVSTTTCQLHMRKFHDGDTIWVEPFRAVAFPVIKDLAVDRTSFEKIQIAGGFISVRTGSVQDANALPISKEAADSSMDAAECIGCGACVAACPNASAMLFTSAKAGQLNMLPQGQPEKHRRVLGMVRAMDAAGFGNCSNHYECEGACPKDISVRWIAKMNRDYALATVHEAVIAPTGKGGGDGG